In one Carettochelys insculpta isolate YL-2023 chromosome 6, ASM3395843v1, whole genome shotgun sequence genomic region, the following are encoded:
- the ARMC5 gene encoding armadillo repeat-containing protein 5 isoform X1, producing MAAAAGGSCPAESLGYCLAQLRGGVEPGLGRALLALRTRHIKQPGGIERFRARGGLGPLLGLLAGALRPRRTLDLALSILGNCCTEAGSRAQVRELGGIPSLVMILKALGVESIQNRTARALGNLAIDAENLQAIHDAGAVPPLVQILASSQDSECLQSVIRALRNLGATPAHRLALAQQGAVRAISERLAASPEDHALAAAAARALLELTKGCSRDCAEQLSLGGGVAPLVALAGHSKRVVQEAAISALANLCLQGMLRPAVGNAGGVSVLVGEIQRQHGAGAAGALLHPLVRALCLLCREAVNRSRVREAGGLELLLALLQDRRQRGCHARVVVAFVAFFYDQEALEALQAGGLVALLVGRLAAQGQWAAHHQERAEAEEGDSEDERDAASFDFPSEGRRESGAPGGESASFQSLRSWLLAEGYITSPGDLSPQWSPDGSLSPVLELQDDLPGSSRLPVGLGSSACSDAPSLDLAAGVQHLFPAAAPASAEAGGSQGAKRPGSEECLCPVAAGRSQPAEFLPAVAPDLADRHRTAMPNPARTSEPCAASAELLAAPNSTGTNRDCPAGMALGAAGSAWNPQAQLLPSAALNEVLLPNVARTDRQNPATEESCPASLVPAGPGQYIVAPSDEPDSVLVPPSPVGAERQVTSLSDLHPVSLIPTGTSRADPAPSPIPELLPPVSPILSGTSRADPAPNPATEILPPVSPIPTGTSQAKPAPSPVPELLPPVSPIPTGTEQRLLADDFLEPRPLVFCSRRRSKSRLHLDAAPSPLALPHAPGEALAPRLSLWGGEEELSAPEAPALLLLSRFSQAEDPSRSLVTGPVLRGLLAYVTGAPAPSPRCLRLLHRLTCNPICLEAFVRCYAPSLLRAWLVLGVSPDEAAASTMGHKRPTSPGAGHQDGGRFKELGEALLCNLCVQAESPFGAGVLTHMLLSGSEADQVACALALPLICRKKSLCRRLLLEHSGLRLLLAALARGADPPFTFYAADSLALLLGAAPPPPLLAPPAPKRCRLASCQPCPYQRLLEVGGADLRFRLDSGALVPASRQAACAGSDVLRAMLAGGFAEAHQALVPIRGVALAPFLALTHFLHGCRDTACPVLAAPFPPGEGQLAEQTLALAEQFLLPELQELVEAAVCQHCLGPGARPELLYCLGERLGQGRLLRHCAHYVLLGAPQEPTARAAALARVLRAARDPQGLAQELLAVAMETPWALGTDGT from the exons ATGGCTGCCGCAGCCGGGGGGAGCTGCCCCGCCGAGTCGCTGGGCtactgcctggcccagctgcggGGCGGGGTCGagcccgggctgggccgggcgctGCTGGCCCTGCGGACCCGGCACATCAAGCAGCCCGGCGGCATCGAGCGATTCCGGGCCCGCGGGGGGCTGGGGccgctgctggggctcctggccggggCTCTCCGGCCCCGCCGCACCCTGGACCTGGCCCTCAGCATCCTGGGCAACTGTTGCACCGAGGCGGGGAGCCGGGCCCAGGTGCGGGAGCTGGGGGGGATCCCCTCGCTGG tGATGATCCTGAAAGCCCTTGGAGTGGAGAGTATCCAAAACCGGACAGCACGGGCTCTCGGCAACCTGGCCATCGATGCAGAAAACCTACAGGCTATCCATGATGCTG GCGCAGTGCCCCCTCTGGTGCAGATCCTTGCCAGCTCCCAGGACAGCGAGTGCCTGCAGAGTGTTATTCGGGCCCTGCGCAACCTGGGTGCCACCCCAGCGCACCGCCTGGcactggcccagcagggggcggtgcGGGCCATCTCAGagcgcctggctgccagccctgaggACCacgccctggctgctgcagctgcccgggCCCTGCTGGAGCTCACCAAAGGTTGCAGCCGGGACTGCGCAGAGCAGCTgagcctggggggcggggtggcacCCCTGGTGGCACTCGCCGGGCACAGCAAGCGGGTGGTGCAGGAGGCGGCCATCTCGGCGCTGGCCAACCTCTGTCTGCAGGGGATGCTGCGGCCCGCGGTGGGCAACGCCGGGGGTGTGTCTGTGCTGGTAGGTGAGATCCAGCGCCAGCATGGGGCGGGAGCTGCTggtgccctcctgcaccccctggtCCGGGCGCTGTGCCTGCTGTGCCGGGAGGCGGTGAACCGCAGCCGGGTGCGGGAGGCcggtgggctggagctgctgctggcactgctgcaggacaGGCGCCAGCGGGGCTGCCATGCCCGTGTGGTTGTGGCCTTCGTGGCCTTCTTCTATGACCAGGAGGCGCTGGAGGCTCTGCAGGCTGGCGGGCTGGTGGCGCTGCTGGTGGGGCGGCTGGCAGCCCAGGGCCAGTGGGCCGCACACCACCAGGAAAGGGCCGAGGCCGAGGAGGGAGACAGCGAGGATGAGCGAGATGCAGCCTCCTTTGACTTCCCCTCTGAGGGGCGACGGGAGAGCGGGGCGCCAGGCGGGGAGTCAGCCAGCTTCCAGAGCCTCAG GTCCTGGCTGCTCGCTGAGGGTTATATCACCAGTCCTGGTGACCTCTCCCCACAATGGTCCCCCGACGGCTCCCTCAGCCCTGTGCTTGAGCTGCAAGATGACCTACCGGGATCCAGCCGCCTCCCAGTAGGGCTGGGCTCCTCTGCCTGCTCGGATGCTCCGTCGCTggacctggctgctggggtgCAGCACTTGTTCCCCGCCGCAGCGCCAGCCTCAGCTGAGGCTGGTGGGAGCCAAGGAGCAAAGAGGCCAGGCTCAGAGGAGTGTTTGTGTCCAGTCGCAGCTGGCCGGTCCCAGCCAGCAGAGttcctgccagctgtggcaccagATTTGGCTGACAGGCATAGGACAGCCATGCCAAATCCAGCCAGGACCAGCGAGCCCTGCGCAGCGTCTGCGGAGCTGCTGGCCGCACCAAACTCCACTGGGACCAACAGAGATTGTCCAGCAGGgatggcactgggggctgctggctcagcttGGAACCCgcaggctcagctgctgccctCGGCAGCCCTGAACGAGGTGCTCTTGCCAAACGTCGCTCGGACTGACCGGCAAAATCCAGCCACCGAAGAGTCGTGTCCAGCCTCGCTGGTTCCCGCTGGACCTGGCCAGTACATTGTGGCACCATCAGATGAGCCAGACTCAGTATTGGTACCACCAAGTCCTGTGGGGGCTGAGAGGCAGGTCACATCGCTGTCTGACCTGCACCCAGTGTCGCTGATTCCCACCGGGACCAGCCGGGCCGATCCGGCACCGAGCCCCATACCTGAGCTCCTGCCTCCGGTGTCGCCGATTCTGTCTGGGACCAGCCGGGCCGATCCGGCACCAAACCCTGCAACCGAGATTCTGCCTCCGGTGTCACCAATTCCCACTGGGACCAGCCAGGCCAAACCGGCACCGAGCCCCGTACCCGAGCTCCTGCCTCCAGTGTCACCAATTCCCACTGGGACTGAGCAGCGCCTCTTAGCTGATGACTTTCTGGAGCCCCGACCCCTGGTTTTCTGCTCACGCCGCCGAAGCAAATCCCGTCTCCATCTGGACGCAGCCCCGTCCCCGCTGGCTCTGCCCCATGCCCCTGGTGAAGCCCTGGCCCCCCGGCTctcactgtggggtggggaggaggagctcTCAGCCCCTGAGGCGCCTGCATTACTGCTGCTGTCGCGGTTCTCCCAAGCCGAGGACCCCAGCCGCAGCCTGGTGACAGGCCCGGTGCTGCGCGGGCTGCTGGCCTATGTCACCggagctcctgccccatcccctcgCTGCCTGCGGCTGCTGCACCGGCTCACCTGCAACCCCATCTGCCTGGAGGCCTTCGTGCGCTGCTATGCCCCCTCCCTGCTACgggcctggctggtgctgggcgTGTCTCCAGACGAGGCCGCCGCCTCCACCATGGGGCACAAGAGACCTACAAGTCCAGGCGCTGGGCACCAGGATGGCGGGAGGTTCAAGGAGTTGG gcGAGGCCCTGCTGTGCAATCTGTGTGTCCAGGCCGAGTCACCCTTCGGGGCAGGCGTCCTCACCCACATGCTGCTCTCGGGCTCCGAGGCCGACCAGGTGGCGTGCGCTCTCGCCCTGCCCCTCATCTGCAG GAAGAAGTCCCTCTGTCGGCGGCTGCTCCTGGAGCACTCGGGCCTGCGCCTCCTGCTGGCCGCGCTGGCGCGCGGTGCCGACCCACCCTTCACCTTCTACGCCGCCGACTcgctcgccctgctgctgggggccgcccccccgccccccctgctggccccgcccgCCCCCAAGCGCTGCCGCCTGGcgtcctgccagccctgcccctaccAGCGCCTGCTGGAGGTGGGCGGGGCCGACCTGCGCTTCCGGCTGGACTCGGGTGCCCTGGTGCCAGCCTCGCGCCAGGCAGCCTGCGCCGGCTCCGACGTGCTGCGGGCCATGCTGGCGGGCGGCTTTGCTGAGGCACACCAGGCCCTGGTGCCCATCCGGGGGGTGGCACTCGCCCCCTTCCTGGCACTGACTCACTTCCTGCATGGCTGCCGGGACACGgcctgccctgtgctggctgcCCCCTTCCCGCCCGGcgaggggcagctggctgagcagACGCTGGCGCTGGCTGAGCAGTTCCTGCTGCccgagctgcaggagctggtggagGCGGCTGTCTGCCAGCACTGCCTGGGCCCTGGCGCCCGCCCGGAGCTGCTCTACTGCCTGGGGGAGCGGCTGGGCCAGGGGCGGCTGCTGAGGCACTGTGCTCACTACGTCCTGCTGGGggcaccccaggagcccaccgcCCGGGCAGCCGCACTGGCGCGGGTCCTCCGAGCTGCCCGCGACCCCCAGGGGTTGGCCCAGGAACTGCTGGCGGTTGCCATGGAGACGCCCTGGGCACTGGGCACTGATGGGACTTAG
- the ARMC5 gene encoding armadillo repeat-containing protein 5 isoform X2, whose product MILKALGVESIQNRTARALGNLAIDAENLQAIHDAGAVPPLVQILASSQDSECLQSVIRALRNLGATPAHRLALAQQGAVRAISERLAASPEDHALAAAAARALLELTKGCSRDCAEQLSLGGGVAPLVALAGHSKRVVQEAAISALANLCLQGMLRPAVGNAGGVSVLVGEIQRQHGAGAAGALLHPLVRALCLLCREAVNRSRVREAGGLELLLALLQDRRQRGCHARVVVAFVAFFYDQEALEALQAGGLVALLVGRLAAQGQWAAHHQERAEAEEGDSEDERDAASFDFPSEGRRESGAPGGESASFQSLRSWLLAEGYITSPGDLSPQWSPDGSLSPVLELQDDLPGSSRLPVGLGSSACSDAPSLDLAAGVQHLFPAAAPASAEAGGSQGAKRPGSEECLCPVAAGRSQPAEFLPAVAPDLADRHRTAMPNPARTSEPCAASAELLAAPNSTGTNRDCPAGMALGAAGSAWNPQAQLLPSAALNEVLLPNVARTDRQNPATEESCPASLVPAGPGQYIVAPSDEPDSVLVPPSPVGAERQVTSLSDLHPVSLIPTGTSRADPAPSPIPELLPPVSPILSGTSRADPAPNPATEILPPVSPIPTGTSQAKPAPSPVPELLPPVSPIPTGTEQRLLADDFLEPRPLVFCSRRRSKSRLHLDAAPSPLALPHAPGEALAPRLSLWGGEEELSAPEAPALLLLSRFSQAEDPSRSLVTGPVLRGLLAYVTGAPAPSPRCLRLLHRLTCNPICLEAFVRCYAPSLLRAWLVLGVSPDEAAASTMGHKRPTSPGAGHQDGGRFKELGEALLCNLCVQAESPFGAGVLTHMLLSGSEADQVACALALPLICRKKSLCRRLLLEHSGLRLLLAALARGADPPFTFYAADSLALLLGAAPPPPLLAPPAPKRCRLASCQPCPYQRLLEVGGADLRFRLDSGALVPASRQAACAGSDVLRAMLAGGFAEAHQALVPIRGVALAPFLALTHFLHGCRDTACPVLAAPFPPGEGQLAEQTLALAEQFLLPELQELVEAAVCQHCLGPGARPELLYCLGERLGQGRLLRHCAHYVLLGAPQEPTARAAALARVLRAARDPQGLAQELLAVAMETPWALGTDGT is encoded by the exons ATGATCCTGAAAGCCCTTGGAGTGGAGAGTATCCAAAACCGGACAGCACGGGCTCTCGGCAACCTGGCCATCGATGCAGAAAACCTACAGGCTATCCATGATGCTG GCGCAGTGCCCCCTCTGGTGCAGATCCTTGCCAGCTCCCAGGACAGCGAGTGCCTGCAGAGTGTTATTCGGGCCCTGCGCAACCTGGGTGCCACCCCAGCGCACCGCCTGGcactggcccagcagggggcggtgcGGGCCATCTCAGagcgcctggctgccagccctgaggACCacgccctggctgctgcagctgcccgggCCCTGCTGGAGCTCACCAAAGGTTGCAGCCGGGACTGCGCAGAGCAGCTgagcctggggggcggggtggcacCCCTGGTGGCACTCGCCGGGCACAGCAAGCGGGTGGTGCAGGAGGCGGCCATCTCGGCGCTGGCCAACCTCTGTCTGCAGGGGATGCTGCGGCCCGCGGTGGGCAACGCCGGGGGTGTGTCTGTGCTGGTAGGTGAGATCCAGCGCCAGCATGGGGCGGGAGCTGCTggtgccctcctgcaccccctggtCCGGGCGCTGTGCCTGCTGTGCCGGGAGGCGGTGAACCGCAGCCGGGTGCGGGAGGCcggtgggctggagctgctgctggcactgctgcaggacaGGCGCCAGCGGGGCTGCCATGCCCGTGTGGTTGTGGCCTTCGTGGCCTTCTTCTATGACCAGGAGGCGCTGGAGGCTCTGCAGGCTGGCGGGCTGGTGGCGCTGCTGGTGGGGCGGCTGGCAGCCCAGGGCCAGTGGGCCGCACACCACCAGGAAAGGGCCGAGGCCGAGGAGGGAGACAGCGAGGATGAGCGAGATGCAGCCTCCTTTGACTTCCCCTCTGAGGGGCGACGGGAGAGCGGGGCGCCAGGCGGGGAGTCAGCCAGCTTCCAGAGCCTCAG GTCCTGGCTGCTCGCTGAGGGTTATATCACCAGTCCTGGTGACCTCTCCCCACAATGGTCCCCCGACGGCTCCCTCAGCCCTGTGCTTGAGCTGCAAGATGACCTACCGGGATCCAGCCGCCTCCCAGTAGGGCTGGGCTCCTCTGCCTGCTCGGATGCTCCGTCGCTggacctggctgctggggtgCAGCACTTGTTCCCCGCCGCAGCGCCAGCCTCAGCTGAGGCTGGTGGGAGCCAAGGAGCAAAGAGGCCAGGCTCAGAGGAGTGTTTGTGTCCAGTCGCAGCTGGCCGGTCCCAGCCAGCAGAGttcctgccagctgtggcaccagATTTGGCTGACAGGCATAGGACAGCCATGCCAAATCCAGCCAGGACCAGCGAGCCCTGCGCAGCGTCTGCGGAGCTGCTGGCCGCACCAAACTCCACTGGGACCAACAGAGATTGTCCAGCAGGgatggcactgggggctgctggctcagcttGGAACCCgcaggctcagctgctgccctCGGCAGCCCTGAACGAGGTGCTCTTGCCAAACGTCGCTCGGACTGACCGGCAAAATCCAGCCACCGAAGAGTCGTGTCCAGCCTCGCTGGTTCCCGCTGGACCTGGCCAGTACATTGTGGCACCATCAGATGAGCCAGACTCAGTATTGGTACCACCAAGTCCTGTGGGGGCTGAGAGGCAGGTCACATCGCTGTCTGACCTGCACCCAGTGTCGCTGATTCCCACCGGGACCAGCCGGGCCGATCCGGCACCGAGCCCCATACCTGAGCTCCTGCCTCCGGTGTCGCCGATTCTGTCTGGGACCAGCCGGGCCGATCCGGCACCAAACCCTGCAACCGAGATTCTGCCTCCGGTGTCACCAATTCCCACTGGGACCAGCCAGGCCAAACCGGCACCGAGCCCCGTACCCGAGCTCCTGCCTCCAGTGTCACCAATTCCCACTGGGACTGAGCAGCGCCTCTTAGCTGATGACTTTCTGGAGCCCCGACCCCTGGTTTTCTGCTCACGCCGCCGAAGCAAATCCCGTCTCCATCTGGACGCAGCCCCGTCCCCGCTGGCTCTGCCCCATGCCCCTGGTGAAGCCCTGGCCCCCCGGCTctcactgtggggtggggaggaggagctcTCAGCCCCTGAGGCGCCTGCATTACTGCTGCTGTCGCGGTTCTCCCAAGCCGAGGACCCCAGCCGCAGCCTGGTGACAGGCCCGGTGCTGCGCGGGCTGCTGGCCTATGTCACCggagctcctgccccatcccctcgCTGCCTGCGGCTGCTGCACCGGCTCACCTGCAACCCCATCTGCCTGGAGGCCTTCGTGCGCTGCTATGCCCCCTCCCTGCTACgggcctggctggtgctgggcgTGTCTCCAGACGAGGCCGCCGCCTCCACCATGGGGCACAAGAGACCTACAAGTCCAGGCGCTGGGCACCAGGATGGCGGGAGGTTCAAGGAGTTGG gcGAGGCCCTGCTGTGCAATCTGTGTGTCCAGGCCGAGTCACCCTTCGGGGCAGGCGTCCTCACCCACATGCTGCTCTCGGGCTCCGAGGCCGACCAGGTGGCGTGCGCTCTCGCCCTGCCCCTCATCTGCAG GAAGAAGTCCCTCTGTCGGCGGCTGCTCCTGGAGCACTCGGGCCTGCGCCTCCTGCTGGCCGCGCTGGCGCGCGGTGCCGACCCACCCTTCACCTTCTACGCCGCCGACTcgctcgccctgctgctgggggccgcccccccgccccccctgctggccccgcccgCCCCCAAGCGCTGCCGCCTGGcgtcctgccagccctgcccctaccAGCGCCTGCTGGAGGTGGGCGGGGCCGACCTGCGCTTCCGGCTGGACTCGGGTGCCCTGGTGCCAGCCTCGCGCCAGGCAGCCTGCGCCGGCTCCGACGTGCTGCGGGCCATGCTGGCGGGCGGCTTTGCTGAGGCACACCAGGCCCTGGTGCCCATCCGGGGGGTGGCACTCGCCCCCTTCCTGGCACTGACTCACTTCCTGCATGGCTGCCGGGACACGgcctgccctgtgctggctgcCCCCTTCCCGCCCGGcgaggggcagctggctgagcagACGCTGGCGCTGGCTGAGCAGTTCCTGCTGCccgagctgcaggagctggtggagGCGGCTGTCTGCCAGCACTGCCTGGGCCCTGGCGCCCGCCCGGAGCTGCTCTACTGCCTGGGGGAGCGGCTGGGCCAGGGGCGGCTGCTGAGGCACTGTGCTCACTACGTCCTGCTGGGggcaccccaggagcccaccgcCCGGGCAGCCGCACTGGCGCGGGTCCTCCGAGCTGCCCGCGACCCCCAGGGGTTGGCCCAGGAACTGCTGGCGGTTGCCATGGAGACGCCCTGGGCACTGGGCACTGATGGGACTTAG
- the LOC142014952 gene encoding carbonic anhydrase 4-like: MNPAWVQHLLALGMLLGAGHASSSATDTWCYTDPKCGPATWGALGQCNGLKQSPININTSAAVPNAQLDALSLTGYEDGEKLSSMENNGKTVYVHVEDGLRLRGQGLPYVYTAQSFHLHWGEGKQKPGSEHLISDKQFDMELHIVHTKNNLNTSDALQDPQGVAVLAFFLQASDQADSSDAWDSFTQCLKKVPVERNTVHLDDVFSLSDLLGPVDLARYYRYKGSLTTPNCTEAVIWTVFPDPILVSPDVVDAFPSILRSKDGSKLYNNFRPVQSLGDRQVQASAALQNSHSASPALHPAALLLLLLSTAALIWHL, translated from the exons ATGAATCCCGCCTGGGTGCAGCACCTCCTCGCTCTGGGCATGCTCCTGGGAGCTGGCCACGCCAGTTCCAGTGCCACAG ATACCTGGTGCTACACAGACCCCAAGTGCG GGCCGGCGAcctggggagctctggggcagtgcAATGGCCTCAAGCAGTCCCCGATCAACATCAACACCAGTGCGGCTGTGCCCAATGCCCAGCTAGATGCACTGAGTCTCACTGGCTATGAGGATGGGGAAAAGCTGAGCTCCATGGAAAACAATGGGAAGACAG TGTATGTGCATGTAGAAGATGGGCTCCGTCTCCGTGGGCAGGGGCTCCCATATGTCTACACGGCCCAGTCCTTCCACCTGCACTGGGGCGAGGGGAAGCAGAAGCCTGGCTCGGAGCATCTCATCAGTGACAAACAATTTGACATGGAG CTCCACATTGTTCATACCAAGAACAATCTGAACACGTCCGATGCCCTCCAGGATCCCCAGGGCGTCGCTGTGCTGGCCTTCTTCCTCCAG GCCTCAGACCAGGCGGACTCCTCTGATGCCTGGGATTCCTTCACCCAGTGCCTGAAGAAGGTGCCTGTGGAGA GGAACACTGTGCATTTGGACGATGTCTTTTCCCTGAGTGATCTGCTGGGTCCGGTGGACCTCGCCCGATACTACCGTTACAAGGGCTCCCTCACCACCCCTAACTGCACCGAAGCCGTGATCTGGACAGTCTTCCCTGACCCCATCCTGGTGTCGCCAgatgtg gtgGATGCGTTTCCCTCCATCCTCCGCTCCAAAGACGGCTCCAAGCTGTACAACAACTTCCGGCCTGTCCAGAGCCTCGGGGATCGCCAAGTGCAGGCCTCGGCAGCCCTGCAAAACTCCCATAGTgcctcccccgccctgcaccctgcagccctcctcctcctactgCTCAGCACCGCAGCCCTCATCTGGCATCTGTAG